In Canis lupus dingo isolate Sandy chromosome 25, ASM325472v2, whole genome shotgun sequence, one genomic interval encodes:
- the LOC112670047 gene encoding protein enabled homolog yields the protein MDAAPGLTAATPGLSPRSLSRSGALGPTVGQHEEQKGDCGTQDSASPAGAELCTCRHQNRDWVAGTGLGGSEEGSEPRDAAAEGRGPTPWPCVSSAPRPQAALCSVACVASPLPDPVAGPHPGPPHPQPPLRPAPRPSPLPTPRAPQPPVAGARGFRHRALPLQPASPVLCPSPAPVTAEVAARVTARPGLQRRQLWFLPPLSP from the exons ATGGACGCAGCCCCTGGCCTGACCGCCGCCACCCCCGGCCTCAGCCCACGGTCCCTGTCCAGATCGGGTGCCTTGGGCCCCACCGTTGGTCAACACGAGGAGCAGAAGGGTGACTGCGGGACCCAGGACTCCGCTTCCCCTGCAGGTGCAGAGCTGTGCACCTGCCGCCACCAGAATCGTGACTGGGTCGCAGGCAcag GCCTTGGAGGATCAGAGGAGGGTTCAGAGCCTCGTGACGCAGCAGCAGAGGGGCGGGGGCCCACACCCTGGCCGTGTGTCTCGTCCGCTCCTCGTCCCCAGGCCGCCCTGTGTAGCGTGGCTTGCGTGGCATCTCCTCTCCCCGACCCCGTGGCCGGTCCTCACCCTGGCCCTCCGCACCCTCAGCCGCCCCTGCGGCCAGCTCCCCGTCCTTCACCCCTTCCCACCCCgcgggccccccagcccccagtggCCGGGGCTCGTGGCTTCAGACACCGGGCATTGCCCCTGCAGCCGGCGTCCCCGGTCCTGtgcccgagccccgcccccgtCACGGCCGAGGTTGCTGCCCGGGTTACGGCCAGGCCAGGCCTTCAACGCAGGCAGCTCTGGTTTCTCCCACCGCTCAGCCCATAG
- the GAL3ST2 gene encoding galactose-3-O-sulfotransferase 2, giving the protein MPAAPGGNRRCLQALLLALILLLLASILYMNTGLFTPLLGGRAEGPPIINVMFLKTHKTASSTVLNILFRFAETHNLSVALPAGKSFHLGYPWLFLARYVEGWEGSKPGLQLRFNIMCNHLRFNLPEVQKIMPNDTFYFSILRNPVFQLESSFIYYRGYVPAFRNVRTLDAFLASPRTYYNQKGGLHNAHARNNMWFDLGFDNNAPAEEGYVRARLADVEKRFQLVLIAEHFDESMVLLRHLLRWQLDDVVAFRLNSRSQLSVTRLTPEAQERAKRWCALDWRLYQHFNRTFWARVQAELGPRRLRSEVARLRARRQELMTQCLQDGVAKNKTQITDPRLHPYQSGDASILGYNLRPDLDNQTQQVCRRMVMPELQYMAHLYALQFPNKPLKKIPFPQ; this is encoded by the exons ATGCCCGCCGCACCGGGGGGCAACCGCAG gTGCCTCCAGGCCCTTCTCCTGGCCCTGATCTTGCTCCTGCTGGCCAGCATCCTGTACATGAACACCGGGCTGTTCACACC CTTGCTTGGGGGCCGGGCCGAGGGGCCGCCCATCATCAATGTCATGTTCCTCAAGACGCACAAGACGGCCAGCAGCACGGTGCTCAACATCCTCTTCCGCTTCGCGGAGACGCACAACCTGTCGGTGGCGCTGCCCGCAGGCAAGAGCTTCCACCTGGGGTACCCCTGGCTCTTCCTGGCGCGCTACGTGGAGGGCTGGGAGGGCTCGAAGCCCGGCCTGCAGCTGCGTTTTAACATCATGTGCAACCACCTGAGGTTCAACCTGCCCGAG GTGCAGAAAATCATGCCCAACGACACGTTCTACTTCTCCATCCTCAGAAACCCCGTGTTCCAGCTGGAGTCCTCCTTCATCTACTACAGGGGCTACGTCCCCGCGTTCAGGAACGTGCGGACCCTGGACGCCTTCCTGGCCTCGCCGCGGACCTACTACAACCAGAAAGGGGGCCTGCACAACGCCCACGCCAGGAACAACATGTGGTTCGACCTGGGCTTCGACAACAATGCGCCGGCAGAGGAGGGCTACGTGCGCGCACGCCTGGCCGACGTGGAGAAGCGCTTCCAGCTGGTGCTCATCGCCGAGCACTTTGACGAGTCCATGGTGCTGCTGCGGCACCTGCTGCGCTGGCAGCTGGACGACGTGGTGGCCTTCCGCCTCAACTCGCGCAGCCAGCTCAGTGTGACCCGCCTGACGCCCGAGGCCCAGGAGCGCGCCAAGCGCTGGTGCGCCCTGGACTGGCGCCTGTACCAGCACTTCAACCGCACATTCTGGGCACGCGTGCAGGCCGAGCTGGGGCCCCGGCGCCTGCGCTCCGAAGTGGCCCGGCTGCGGGCGCGGCGGCAGGAGCTCATGACGCAGTGCCTGCAGGACGGCGTGGCCAAGAACAAGACGCAGATCACCGACCCCCGGCTGCACCCCTACCAGTCGGGTGACGCCAGCATCCTGGGCTACAACCTCCGGCCGGACCTGGACAACCAGACGCAGCAGGTGTGTCGCAGGATGGTCATGCCTGAGCTCCAGTACATGGCCCACCTGTACGCCCTGCAGTTCCCCAACAAGCCCCTCAAGAAGATCCCCTTCCCCCAGTAG